GAGCGGAAAATGGGACAAAAAGCAGCTTCGCATGAAGAAAACCCCCTTGGTTGAAAGGGAAAAATGGGAAGTTGTCCGCAATCTTGAGCCGCGAATCAATTTTTAGAAATGCCCGTTTGTTAATATGGCCGCTTAAGCACTTTACTACCTTACGTCGCATATCTCCATGGCTACTTTTACTGCCTGAATCATGCTCTCGGGGCGCGCAGCGCCCTTCCACGCTATGTCAAAAGCGGTTCCATGGTCAGGAGAGGTTCGCAGTATAGGCAGTCCCAGAGTTACGTTAACCCCGGTATCGAAAGAAAGCATCTTGAAGGGCACGAAGCCCTGGTCGTGGTACATGGCGATCACAAGGTCCCATTTGCCGCGAAGAGCGTCGTAGAAAAGGGTGTCCGCGGGAAGGGGGCCCTCGACGGATATCCCTTCGGCTCTCGCCCTCTCAAGAGCCGGAATTATATGCTCTTGCTCCTCATTGCCGAAAGATCCCGACTCTCCTGCGTGCGGGTTTAGCCCGCAGACGACTATCTTCGGATCTTTGACACCGAATCTTTTTCTGAGTTCCTGAGCGGATATGGAAACGGTCACGTAAACGCTTTCTTCCGTAATCATGTCCGGGACTTCGCGAAGGGGAACATGTATCGTCACGGGCGCTACACGGAACCTCGTTCCCTCAAAAAGCATTACTACGTTTTCTGAACCGGTAAGATCCATGAGCATTTCCGTGTGCCCTGGATAGGTGGAGCCGGCCATATGGATGGATCTTTTGCTTATCGGAGCCGTGACAATAGCCTTAACCTCGCCTGAGAGAGCCATGGCCACTGCCTTTTCTATACACGCAATAGACGCCCTGCCCGCTTTTTCGGATCTCACCCCTTCTTCAATATCCCCGAGCGTAAAATCCGTGGGGTCTATAATCGACAGGGGACCGCCTTTTCCGAACTCGCCGTTAGCCCTCTGGAGCACCGGTTCGCTTCCGACAAACAAGATATCGTATATATCCTCGAAAAAACCGTCGTAAAAAGCCCTTATGCAGACCTCCGGGCCTATCCCGTTGGGATCTCCCATCGTTACAGCTATTTTTGATTTTCCGCTCACGAAAACACCTCTTGATTTTTCTTCAGCTAGCTAGTGTCTGTCAGAAAACCCCTTCTCCCGTCGATTTTCCGACAGAATTCCAGACGGCATCAGGGTTCTGACTCCTTCCAAAACCCGAATGCCTTACAACACAACTAAATCATCCACTTTCTCCGATATTCTAACAAACCTCTCCACTTACCTCCTGCCAAACACCTCATCCTTTCTGTTACCAAGCTGCTTAAGCAGCTACAAGGAAACCCGGCTTGAGCCTCTTTCGCTCCTTCTCCCTCTCCCTGTTTCTCACAAGCACCCCAAGGCGATGGATATTAGCCGCAAGCACAGATAAAGCCACGCTCCTCGCAAACCCCTCCTTCCCGTGAACCCTTACCTTGTCACACCCCTCGTGATTCAACCCGTTTATCGCAGACTCCACAGCGGGATGCTGCTTCCTGGCTTCTATGAAATCCTCAGCCTCCTGCCTCTTCCTGTCCTCTTTCCCAAGCTTCCCCTTCTTCGGCATATAATTCCCCTCCAGCACCTCGTCAAGCCTCTTGCTGTTCTTCGGACTGTAGAACCCCTGATCAAAACTGCATGCCTTAAACTCCGTATACATCTGTGTGGTTTCCTCTATAATCGGTACGCACACATCCACATCGCTCTCTTCCCACATCACCCTGTGATTAAGAATGAACTGGTACTGGTCCTCCACTATGCACACAGGAACTTCAAATTCCACCACCACTCCCGCCTTCCCCTTCGCTATCCAGCACGTATGGGGCTCAAACACCGAGAACACCTTCTCCTCCTGCGGTATAACTTCCCCATACACAATACGCCTGCGTATCTGGTCAACCTGACGTATTGCGTGCGCTTTATAACGGCTTATCCTCTCAAACCGCCACGCGGGCGCCCCTGCAGCCACAAGCTCGCATAAAAGATTGTCCGCACGCCTTACCATCTCCTCGCATACACCGAGATACTTTTGCAGACTGCCCGGATTCCTATCTCTTCTCTTCTTCGTTCTTACCAGATTGTAAAGCTTCTCTATCTTGCCGGTCAGATGCCTGTGCTGACGCCAGCCATCAACTCAGTTAGCCTTTGCCGCCTCCCCGCACTCCCTGACAAGACACCTCACCGCGTCCCAGCTCAAGCCCACATCAGTCGGATATTCCACGTCGGTCTTGACGGGAAACGAATCACACCGACCTTGCAATCCTTCTCCAAACTTTTTTTTGAGACGGCGTGTCCACTATGGAGTTTATCTCCTTTAACAGCTCCCCACTCAGCAGCGACACGTTGTCTATTATTGTCTGAAGTTCGTACTTGTACTCATCCCCGTAACCACCGTGACCCAGCATCTGGCGAAGCAGCATATCATTGTTAGCAAGGTGATGAAGTCGATCATAGTCACAGCCAAGTCCCTGCTTCATTGCCCCGAGCACCACCACTCTCTACGCGTCCATTCCCGGACGGCCTGTGTGAAGGCTGACTTCGGGAAGAAACTTCTCTTCAAGCAGTGAAAACAACTTCTCCCTTGTCTCGATATTGACGTAAATGTGGTGCAGACCTATCAGTATTGCAGGAATATCGTCGCGTGACTTGATAT
Above is a window of Candidatus Dadabacteria bacterium DNA encoding:
- the pdxA gene encoding 4-hydroxythreonine-4-phosphate dehydrogenase PdxA; its protein translation is MSGKSKIAVTMGDPNGIGPEVCIRAFYDGFFEDIYDILFVGSEPVLQRANGEFGKGGPLSIIDPTDFTLGDIEEGVRSEKAGRASIACIEKAVAMALSGEVKAIVTAPISKRSIHMAGSTYPGHTEMLMDLTGSENVVMLFEGTRFRVAPVTIHVPLREVPDMITEESVYVTVSISAQELRKRFGVKDPKIVVCGLNPHAGESGSFGNEEQEHIIPALERARAEGISVEGPLPADTLFYDALRGKWDLVIAMYHDQGFVPFKMLSFDTGVNVTLGLPILRTSPDHGTAFDIAWKGAARPESMIQAVKVAMEICDVR